In Nymphalis io chromosome 11, ilAglIoxx1.1, whole genome shotgun sequence, one genomic interval encodes:
- the LOC126771889 gene encoding myotrophin-like: MKMSELVWGIKNGDIDQVKDIVEKNKIDVNALIDGRVPLHYAADYGQTAVVNYLLDKGANPNMVDKHGISVILAAIWEGHTECVKILLKHGASKNGRTPDGTPYIDAAEKEEIKDLLT, from the exons ATGAAAATGAGTGAATTAGTTTGGGGCATTAAAAACGGCGACATAGATCAAGTAAAGGACATCGTGGAGAAAAAT aaaattgacGTGAATGCTTTAATCGACGGTCGGGTTCCCTTACATTATGCTGCAGATTACGGCCAAACAGCTGTTGTGAACTACTTACTGGATAAAGGAGCTAACCCCAAT ATGGTAGATAAACATGGAATATCTGTGATACTTGCAGCTATTTGGGAAGGACATACTGaatgtgtaaaaatattattaaaacat GGTGCATCTAAAAATGGACGAACACCAGATGGGACGCCATACATTGATGCAGCAGAAAAAGAAGAGATCAAGGATCTGCTAACATAG
- the LOC126771875 gene encoding group XIIA secretory phospholipase A2 — MEVPYKKIFIYVLTFAAYAYTGIGSSMLRNLKDAVLSAESVFGDVFKNVITVAEKFKSLHEVFDAAVEEDCIFSCPGGQKPVRNKNHIPKSDGCGSLGFEISSDYLPLDQMTKCCDAHDICYDTCNSGKEVCDLEFKKCLYNYCDTYKNVNVAGNAITKGCKGAAKLLFTGTLTLGCKSYLDAQTNACYCPSSKNKYKKYATGKDEL; from the exons atggaGGTCCcatataaaaagatatttatttatgttttaacttTTGCGGCTTACGCTTATACTGGTATTGGTTCGAGTATGTTACGAAACTTAAAGGACGCAGTTTTATCTGCTGAGTCAGTATTTGGCGACGTATTTAAGAACGTTATAACTGTTGCTGAAAAGTTTAAATCTCTACATGAAGTCTTCGACGCTGCCGTTGAAGAGGACTGCATCTTCTCTTGCCCTGGAG GACAAAAACCAGTGCGAAATAAAAACCATATTCCGAAATCTGATGGCTGCGGTTCGCTCGGCTTTGAAATATCTTCAGATTATTTACCATTGGACCAGATGACGAAATGTTGTGATGCACACGACATATGTTATGACACTTGTAATAGTGGAAAAGAAGTTTGTGATTTAGAGTTTAAGAAGTGTTTGTATAATTACTgtgatacatataaaaatgtcaatgttGCAGGGAATGCAATTACAAAAG GTTGTAAAGGTGCAGCCAAACTTCTCTTCACTGGCACTTTAACACTTGGCTGCAAATCATATTTAGATGCACAAACAAATGCGTGTTACTGTCCATcttcgaaaaataaatataaaaaatatgccaCTGGTAAAGATGAACTTTAA
- the LOC126771877 gene encoding 60S ribosomal protein L13a, which yields MTGFSNKAIIIDGRGHLLGRLAAVIAKVLLEGNKVIVVRCEQLNISGNFFRNKLKFMSFLRKRCNVNPARGPFHFRAPSKVLWKTVRGMIPHKTERGKDALRRLRAYDGCPPPYDSRRRVVVPAALRVFCLKPGRKYCHVGRLSHEVGWKYRDVVRKLEDKRKFKTIHKLAYEKKLKKITKEAGEKVAKVTAPFTAVMQSYGYN from the exons ATGACGGGCTTTAGTAATAAG GCCATAATTATCGATGGTCGTGGCCACCTGCTTGGCCGACTGGCCGCAGTGATTGCAAAGGTCCTTTTAGAAGGAAACAAAGTCATTGTTGTGAGATGTGAACAACTTAACATCTCAGGAAACTTCTTCAG GAACAAGCTGAAGTTCATGTCATTTTTGCGTAAACGTTGTAATGTGAACCCAGCCCGTGGACCATTCCACTTCAGAGCTCCCTCTAAAGTTTTGTGGAAGACCGTTAgag GCATGATCCCACACAAAACCGAGCGCGGAAAGGATGCACTCAGAAGGCTCCGTGCTTATGATGGATGCCCTCCTCCATATGACAGCCGTCGTCGTGTAGTTGTACCTGCAGCTCTCAGAGTTTTCTGTTTGAAGCCAGGACGCAAG TACTGTCATGTGGGCCGTCTTTCTCATGAAGTTGGATGGAAATACCGTGATGTTGTCCGCAAATTGGAGGACAAGAGAAAGTTCAAAACCATCCACAAACTTGCATATGAGAAGAAACTTAAG AAAATCACCAAGGAAGCTGGTGAAAAAGTGGCGAAGGTAACAGCTCCCTTCACTGCTGTCATGCAATCCTATGGATACAATTAG
- the LOC126772038 gene encoding GATA zinc finger domain-containing protein 14-like, producing MNKWRLLLLSIFGLLHITTSESDFFDGRYGCYAYSPRYLPSDTSFSAYETNREHRFLPEIPLNPPKKYPTFNVRDTEIVWLSRRRQIRDIKQHSRDNEIRQAVGGQRNRISTSPSDHIRNKREYFVVSSYERSNDLRSNLRHNRLVRDRDTEYQRSIRTTSSSRDNYRKQYATRTHFENRDVSRYNNNDRHMLNAHNNNKDETQRKFSEYDALSTRRNSNRNDMRNGDIYEEPDQRNLRIIRSDRPNDNDKLSKDRNSRLGIQRDLYEDRFQRESRNSQRNNVRSLDRLHFSQTNIRSLVRDIENSRTKSDRHQPFVQVDINGERKNRLRSKRSSSEESYLLREDQNNARPVIDKRNVNYNSRSTRDTNVNKTLENRQVRKNVGPKINRVNMNTRSEANSREVLMSRFDRRNVNFNARSTRDTNVKDTSENREVRNSVGPKINRVNMNTRLEAKEREVIVSRFDRRNVHYNARSTRDTNEKDRVNMNTRLDMRERETSVSRFDRRNVNFNARSTRDTNVKDTSENREVRNSVGPKMNRVNMNTRLDMRERETSVSRFDRRNVHYNARSTRETNEKDTSENREVRNNVGPKMNRVNMNTRLDMRERETSVSRFDRRNVNFNARSTKDTNVKDTSENREVRNSVGPKMNRVNMNTRLDMRERETSVSRFDRRNVHYNARSTRDTNEKDTSENREVRNNVGPKMNRVNMNTRLDMRERETSVSRFDRRNVNFNARSTRDTNVKDTSENREVRNSVGPKMNRVNMNTRLDMRERETSVSRFDRRNVHYNARSTRDTNEKDTSENREVRNNVGPKMNRINMNTKLEANEREVLVSRFDRRNVNFNARSTRDTNVKDTSENREVRNSVGPKINRVNMNTRLEAKEREIY from the exons ATGAATAAGTGGCGATTACTGTTATTATCAATTTTTGGCCTGTTACATATAACAACATCAGAGAGCGATTTTTTTGATGGAAGGTACGGATGCTATGCTTATTCGCCACGTTACCTGCCTTCAGATACCAGCTTCTCTGCATATGAAACTAATCGAGAACACCGATTTTTACCTGAAATACCACTGAATCCACCTAAAAAATATCCAACTTTTAATGTGCGAGACACCGAGATAGTTTGGCTATCAAGACGACGGCAAATTAGGGATATAAAACAACATTCCCGAGACAATGAAATTCGTCAAGCTGTCGGAGGACAGCGTAACAGAATTTCAACCAGCCCTTCAGATCATATACGAAATAAAAGAGAATACTTCGTTGTAAGTTCTTACGAACGCAGCAATGATTTACGGAGTAACCTTCGTCATAACAGGCTTGTTAGAGATCGTGATACAGAATACCAAAGAAGTATCCGAACGACCTCTTCATCTCGCGATAATTATAGAAAACAATATGCCACTAGAACTCATTTTGAAAACAGAGATGTAAGccgatataataataacgacCGTCATATGCTAAAtgctcataataataataaagatgaaaCTCAGCGCAAATTCTCCGAATATGACGCACTTAGTACACGACGTAATAGTAACAGAAACGATATGAGAAATGGCGATATTTACGAAGAACCTGATCAACgcaatttaagaataataagatCTGATCGACCCaatgataatgataaattatcaAAAGATCGCAACAGTAGACTTGGAATACAGCGAGACTTATACGAAGATCGTTTTCAAAGGGAGTCGAGAAACAGTCAAAGAAATAATGTAAGAAGCCTCGATAGACTGCACTTTAGCCAAACCAACATACGTTCATTGGTTCGAGATATTGAAAATTCACGCACAAAAAGCGATCGGCATCAACCTTTTGTTCAAGTTGATATAAATGGCGAAAGAAAAAATAGATTAAGAAGTAAGCGTAGTTCCTCTGAAGAATCGTATTTATTACGAGAGGATCAAAATAATGCTAGACCTGTAATTGACAAAAGGAATGTAAATTACAATTCCAGATCTACTAGGGacacaaatgtaaataaaacgttGGAAAACAGGCAAGTAAGAAAAAACGTTGGACCTAAAATAAATCGTGTAAATATGAATACCAGATCGGAAGCGAATTCACGCGAAGTACTTATGTCTAGATTTGACAGAAGGAATGTAAATTTCAATGCCAGATCTACTAGGGACACAAATGTAAAAGATACGTCGGAAAACAGAGAAGTAAGAAATAGCGTTGGACCTAAAATAAATCGTGTAAACATGAATACCAGATTGGAAGCGAAGGAACGTGAAGTAATTGTATCTAGATTTGACAGAAGGAATGTACATTACAATGCCAGATCTACTAGGGACACAAATGAAAAAGATCGTGTAAACATGAATACTAGATTGGACATGAGGGAACGCGAAACATCTGTGTCTAG ATTTGACAGAAGGAATGTAAATTTCAATGCCAGATCTACTAGGGACACAAATGTAAAAGATACGTCGGAAAACAGAGAAGTAAGAAATAGCGTTGGACCTAAAATGAATCGTGTAAACATGAATACTAGATTGGACATGAGGGAACGCGAAACATCTGTGTCTAGATTTGACAGAAGGAATGTACATTACAATGCCAGATCTACTAGGGAGACAAATGAAAAAGATACGTCAGAAAACAGGGAAGTAAGAAATAACGTTGGACCTAAAATGAATCGTGTAAACATGAATACCAGATTGGACATGAGGGAACGCGAAACATCTGTGTCTAGATTTGACAGAAGGAATGTAAATTTCAATGCCAGATCTACTAAGGACACAAATGTAAAAGATACGTCGGAAAACAGAGAAGTAAGAAATAGCGTTGGACCTAAAATGAATCGTGTAAACATGAATACTAGATTGGACATGAGGGAACGCGAAACATCTGTGTCTAGATTTGACAGAAGGAATGTACATTACAATGCCAGATCTACTAGGGACACAAATGAAAAAGATACGTCAGAAAACAGGGAAGTAAGAAATAACGTTGGACCTAAAATGAATCGTGTAAACATGAATACCAGATTGGACATGAGGGAACGCGAAACATCTGTGTCTAGATTTGACAGAAGGAATGTAAATTTCAATGCCAGATCTACTAGGGACACAAATGTAAAAGATACGTCAGAAAACAGGGAAGTAAGAAATAGCGTGGGACCTAAAATGAATCGTGTAAACATGAATACCAGATTGGACATGAGGGAACGCGAAACATCTGTGTCTAGATTTGACAGAAGGAATGTACATTACAATGCCAGATCTACTAGGGACACAAATGAAAAAGATACGTCAGAAAACAGGGAAGTAAGAAATAACGTTGGACCTAAAATGAATCGTATAAACATGAATACCAAATTGGAAGCGAATGAACGTGAAGTACTTGTTTCTAGATTCGACAGAAGGAATGTAAATTTCAATGCCAGATCTACTAGGGACACAAATGTAAAAGATACGTCGGAAAACAGAGAAGTAAGAAATAGCGTTGGACCTAAAATAAATCGTGTAAACATGAATACCAGATTGGAAGCGAAGGAACGTGAA ATCTACTAG
- the LOC126771861 gene encoding uncharacterized protein LOC126771861, producing the protein MRERETSVSRFDRRNVHYNARSTRDTNEKDTSENREVRNNVGPKMNRINMNTRLEANEREVLVSRFDRRNVNFNARSTRDTNVKDTSENREVRNSVGPKMNRVNMNTRLEAKEREVIVSRFDRRNVHYNARSTRDTNEKDTSENREVRNNVGPKMNRIIMNSRLEANELEVLVSRFDRRNVNFNARSTRDTNVKDTSENREVRNSVGPKMNRVNMNTRLEAKERKVLVSRFDRRNVNYNTRSTRGTMEKRASENRDVSHNTGPKMNRVNTNTRLEAKEREVHVSRFDKRNLNYNARSTRDLIEERTSENRDENRLLNRRHEARNARHERRQTKMTRQDTSIAMRGLVTVRNDPHHNEKPTPVHKLYDNLVFEMKWQYLFYALQAVYICSLIMKIPKCNEQNKHTMWIPTWFTLTEYLKID; encoded by the exons ATGAGGGAACGCGAAACATCTGTGTCTAGATTTGACAGAAGGAATGTACATTACAATGCCAGATCTACTAGGGACACAAATGAAAAAGATACGTCAGAAAACAGGGAAGTAAGAAATAACGTTGGACCTAAAATGAATCGTATAAACATGAATACCAGATTGGAAGCGAATGAACGTGAAGTACTTGTGTCTAGATTCGACAGAAGGAATGTAAATTTCAATGCCAGATCTACTAGGGACACAAATGTAAAAGATACGTCGGAAAACAGAGAAGTAAGAAATAGCGTTGGACCTAAAATGAATCGTGTAAACATGAATACCAGATTGGAAGCGAAGGAACGTGAAGTAATTGTATCTAGATTTGACAGAAGGAATGTACATTACAATGCCAGATCTACTAGGGACACAAATGAAAAAGATACGTCAGAAAACAGGGAAGTAAGAAATAACGTTGGACCTAAAATGAATCGTATAATCATGAATAGCAGATTGGAAGCGAATGAACTTGAAGTACTTGTGTCTAGATTCGACAGAAGGAATGTAAATTTCAATGCCAGATCTACTAGGGACACAAATGTAAAAGATACGTCGGAAAACAGAGAAGTAAGAAATAGCGTTGGACCTAAAATGAATCGTGTAAACATGAATACCAGATTGGAAGCTAAGGAACGCAAAGTACTTGTGTCTAGATTCGACAGAAGGAATGTAAATTACAATACCAGATCTACTAGGGGTACAATGGAAAAACGAGCTTCAGAAAATAGAGACGTAAGTCATAACACTGGACCTAAAATGAATCGTGTAAACACGAATACTAGATTAGAAGCGAAGGAACGCGAAGTACATGTGTCTAGATTTGACAAAAGGAATCTAAATTACAATGCCAGATCTACGAGGGATTTAATTGAAGAACGAACTTCAGAAAACAGAGATGAAAACCGATTATTAAATAGAAGACATGAGGCTCGAAATGCTCGCCATGAAAGAAGACAAACTAAAATGACTCGGCAAGACACGTCTATTGCAATGCGAGGACTAGTTACGGTGCGCAATGATCCTCATCATAACGAAAAACCAACTCCAGTTCATAAGTTATATGATAACCTTGTCTTCGAAATGAAATGGCAATATCTGTTTTACGCACTGCAGGCTGTCTATATATGTAGTTTAATTATGAAGATTCCAAAATGCAATgaacaaaacaaacatacaatgTG gATTCCTACCTGGTTTACACTCaccgaatatttaaaaattgattaa
- the LOC126771872 gene encoding calcyclin-binding protein, giving the protein MSGAKIIELRSDIDELNELLKQAKRKKVLDILSLEIRKLETELITLKESEKNEASMDVSPTPTTSTQSQKRYQIKLNGYGWDQSDKYVKVFVTLKNVQNVPKEQVYCKLTERSMELHVENLENKDYLLVINKLLNSINVEESHWKQKTDMVVIFLAKTQQNIKWSHMTELEKKFEDQRNNRFKTDDMEKKDPQESIMSLMKNMYETGDDEMKRMISKAWYEGQQKKKSDTLDM; this is encoded by the exons ATGTCTGGAGCAAAAATTATCGAG ctgCGTAGTGATATCGACGAATTAAATGAACTACTTAAGCAAGCGAAACGCAAGAAAGTTCTGGATATTCTCTCTCTGGAAATACGTAAACTTGAAACAGAATTAATTACTCTTAAGGAAAGTGAGAAAAATGAAGCTTCTATGGATGTGTCCCCTACACCCACTACATCAACACAGTCACAAAAGCGataccaaattaaattaaatggatATG GATGGGATCAATCAGATAAATATGTTAAAGTATTTGTAACTCTCAAGAATGTTCAAAATGTACCAAAAGAACAGGTCTATTGCAAGTTGACTGAGAGATCAATGGAGTTGCATGTTGAAAATTTGgagaataaagattatttgctTGTTATCAATAAACTTCTTAACTCTATCAATGTTGAAGAAAGTCATTGGAAACAAAAGACAG ACATGGTTGTCATCTTCCTGGCCAAAACACAACAGAATATTAAGTGGTCTCACATGACAGAACTTGAGAAGAAATTCGAAGACCAACGTAATAACAGATTTAAGACTGATGATATGGAAAAGAAGGATCCACAAGAATCTATCATGAGTCTTATGaagaatat GTATGAAACTGGTGATGATGAAATGAAACGAATGATTTCAAAAGCTTGGTATGAAGGTCAACAAAAGAAGAAGTCAGACACATTGGACATGtga
- the LOC126771862 gene encoding inhibitor of growth protein 3 produces MLYLEDYLEMIEHLPQELRDRFTEMREMDLSVQNNMDTLEKRVRTLFGGCRRGEINTDQANTEFTDIKKGYTKTLEEADEKVTLANQMYDLVDRYLRRLDTELHKFKCELEADNKGVTELLEKRSLDLDTNTNHTSTSNNNHYKDSRYRIRAEKRRDSWATRDSRAHQSNGSISRSESAIPAALGRDSYSLGHAGSAIAAAASQAIAATQQMQQGRRTASLKASYEAVASELAHQAHHHAHHSHHDHSQTLPTAHSQGTSAHSTSTTSTNKRHTKQKKNTYSSSSNVSSLHSQQSVSAAASRSSSPTVGAMNTVVNNVAIEEPMEEEWTYDPNEPRYCICNQVSYGDMVACDNQDCPYEWFHYPCVGITAPPKGKWYCPQCQTNMRRNRAHRKN; encoded by the exons ATGCTCTACCTTGAAGATTATTTAGAAA TGATTGAACATCTTCCTCAAGAATTGCGGGACAGGTTCACAGAAATGCGGGAAATGGATCTATCTGTTCAAa ATAATATGGACACATTAGAAAAGCGAGTGCGCACTTTGTTTGGTGGCTGCCGACGTGGTGAGATAAACACAGACCAAGCCAATACAGAATTTACTGATATAAAGAAAGGTTACACTAAAACTCTTGAAGAAGCAGATGAGAAAGTAACATTGGCAAATCAAATGTATGACTTGGTAGACAGATATCTTCGAAGGCTAG ACACAGAGCTTCACAAATTCAAATGTGAACTGGAAGCTGATAATAAGGGTGTAACAGAGCTGCTAGAAAAGCGCTCACTGGATCTCGACACAAATACTAATCATACCAGCACATCAAATAACAACCATTATAAGGATAGCag GTACCGTATAAGGGCTGAGAAGCGTCGTGACAGCTGGGCAACTCGTGATTCACGGGCTCACCAAAGCAATGGAAGCATTTCCAGATCAGAATCTGCTATTCCG GCTGCACTGGGCAGAGATTCATATTCCTTGGGACACGCTGGTAGTGCCATCGCAGCTGCCGCAAGTCAAGCCATAGCTGCTACACAGCAG ATGCAACAAGGCCGACGTACGGCATCGTTAAAGGCATCATACGAAGCAGTGGCTAGTGAATTGGCACACCAAGCGCACCACCATGCGCACCATTCTCACCACGACCACA gtCAAACCCTTCCGACAGCCCACAGCCAGGGTACCAGTGCCCACTCAACATCAACTACATCGACAAACAAGCGGCATACCaaacaaaa GAAAAACACCTACAGCTCTTCGAGTAATGTTTCATCACTGCATTCCCAACAATCTGTCTCAGCAGCTGCAAGTCGATCTTCGTCCCCCACTGTtgg ggcAATGAATACTGTGGTTAACAATGTAGCAATTGAAGAACCAATGGAAGAGGAATGGACATACGACCCGAACGAGCCACGTTACTGCATCTGCAACCAAGTGTCTTACGGGGATATGGTTGCTTGTGATAATCAGGAT tgTCCATATGAGTGGTTCCACTATCCATGTGTTGGAATTACTGCACCACCGAAGGGCAAGTGGTATTGCCCGCAGTGTCAAACTAACATGCGTAGAAACCGAGCACATCGCAAGAACTGA
- the LOC126771843 gene encoding pickpocket protein 28-like, whose translation MKRHSRSDSMGNIPENDIEKIEQSAVKGNVKIKRGKVNLIKQYLVDYSANSNLHGLKYIGEKERTSVEKFFWLFMFTCCVVLCAGLIRKVWLKWNESPVIVSFAENSTPVWQIPYPAVTVCFETKAQQTKFNFTKYFHLYNNASANGNLTDEERHLFEDLSLVCDDHLAPTGGRKFSLGNETVENLKQVSPNITEVFLGCKWKDIPKNSCSDLFSPILTEEGLCYTFNTMGAEELFRTENLNTDYDYLEYSNRSQTWSLETGYPPNTPLETYPHRGTGYGAKAGLVFLLRAKQVDLDYLCRGPVQGFKILLHNPAELPRLSQQYFRSPLSQEVVVAVKPKMMTTSEGLKPYNPIGRQCYFPSERYLKYFKVYTQANCEMECLTEFTYARCGCVHFGMPHGPEMQVCNAGSVGCIKQAQMELVTVEIQSGLEKETNDNDTLGEARRVAAECKCLPACTSIEYEAETSQADYDWKAIFKAFNLPIDEEDKDLLYARVMIFFKEAQFITSRRSELYGQTDFLANCGGLLGLFMGFSILSVVEILYFLTLRLFCLLWKRHQSKKRNLLKNNAETPTNGKLKDLHIY comes from the exons ATGAAGCGACACtcgag ATCTGACAGTATGGGAAATATTCCAGAGaatgatattgaaaaaatagAACAATCCGCTGTAAAAGGAAATGTTAAGATCAAAAGGGGAAAAGTTAACTTAATAAAGCAATATTTGGTGGATTATTCCGCTAACTCGAATCTTCATGGTCTTAAATATATTGGGGAAAAGGAACGAACTTCAGTCGAAAA ATTTTTTTGGCTCTTCATGTTCACTTGCTGTGTTGTACTCTGCGCCGGTCTAATACGTAAAGTATGGTTAAAATGGAACGAAAGCCCTGTGATTGTTAGCTTTGCAGAAAATTCCACACCCGTGTGGCAG ATACCTTATCCAGCTGTAACGGTGTGTTTTGAAACAAAAGCTCAACaaacgaaatttaattttacaaaatattttcaccTCTACAACAACGCAAGCGCTAATGGAAACCTAACAGATGAAGA GCGCCATTTATTTGAAGACTTGTCTTTGGTATGTGATGATCATCTTGCCCCTACTGGAGGAAGAAAATTTTCACTTGGAAATGAAACTGTTGAAAATCTTAAGCAA gtATCACCGAATATAACTGAAGTATTTTTGGGATGTAAATGGAAAGATATACCAAAAAACAGTTGCTCCGATTTGTTTTCACCTATTTTGACGGAAGAGGGGCTTTGTTACACGTTCAACACTATGGGCGCTGAAGAACTGTTTCGGACTGAAAA cctAAATACTGACTACGATTATCTAGAGTATTCAAATAGATCGCAAACTTGGTCCTTAGAAACTGGATATCCTCCAAATACACCGCTTGAAACTTATCCACACAGAGGAACG GGCTATGGAGCAAAAGCTGGATTGGTATTCCTATTAAGAGCTAAACAAGTAGACTTAGATTATCTTTGCAGAGGTCCAGTGCAAGGTTTTAAG ATTCTATTACACAATCCAGCCGAATTGCCACGATTATCACAGCAATATTTTAGATCTCCTCTGTCTCAAGAAGTAGTCGTAGCTGTCAAGCCGAAAATGATGACGACGTCAGAAGGACTAAAACCTTACAATCCAATCGG aCGTCAATGCTATTTCCCAAGTGAACGCtacctgaaatattttaaagtgtacACGCAAGCCAATTGCGAAATGGAATGCCTAACCGAATTTACTTATGCGAGATGCGGTTGCGTCCACTTTGGCATGCCAC ATGGTCCCGAAATGCAAGTATGCAATGCGGGGAGCGTAGGTTGCATAAAACAAGCACAAA TGGAATTAGTCACAGTTGAAATACAAAGTGGTTTGGAGAAAGAAACTAATGATAATGATACTCTTGGTGAAGCTCGACGAGTAGCTGCAGAATGCAAATGTCTACCAGCTTGCACTTCTATTGAGTATGAAGCAGAAACATCACAGGCCGATTACGACTGGAAAGCAATTTTTAAAGCTTTCAATTTACCAATAGACGAAGAGGATAAAGA CCTTTTATATGCACGtgtaatgatttttttcaaaGAAGCCCAGTTTATTACTTCACGGCGTTCAGAGCTCTATGGTCAAACAGATTTTCTAGCCAACTGTGGCGGTCTACTTGGGCTTTTTATGGGCTTTTCGATACTTAGCGTCGTCGAGATCTTGTATTTTCTTACACTCAG actATTTTGCCTACTGTGGAAACGCCATCAATCTAAGAAACGAAACCTTTTAAAGAATAATGCAGAAACTCCGACGAACGGAAAACTTAAGGATctgcatatttattaa